The following proteins come from a genomic window of Mycobacterium sp. DL:
- a CDS encoding UDP-N-acetylmuramate dehydrogenase — protein MVSSSTGGVAVAENVPLAPLTTLRVGPVARRLFTCTTTEQVIEVLRAVGPDALVLAGGSNVLLADDLDGLTVVKLANTGIVVDGAVLRAEAGAVWDDVVVASLAHGLGGLECLSGIPGSTGATPVQNVGAYGAEVADTISRVRLLDRRTGDERWVSPDHLQFGYRTSILKNSSASVVLEVEFTLDPAGLSAPLRYGELAAALNTTPGQRADPALVRAAVLSLRAGKGMVLDDHDHDTWSVGSFFTNPVVTHAEFDRLAAAVEGPVPNYPAPDGVKLAAGWLVERAGFGKGYPDPGAPARLSTKHALALTNRGHATTADVLALARAVRDGVETAFGIELTPEPVLIGCFL, from the coding sequence GTGGTCTCTTCGTCGACAGGGGGCGTGGCGGTAGCCGAGAACGTGCCGCTGGCACCGTTGACCACCCTGCGTGTCGGGCCGGTCGCCCGTCGCCTCTTCACCTGCACGACCACCGAGCAGGTCATCGAGGTGCTGCGGGCCGTCGGTCCGGATGCACTGGTGCTGGCCGGCGGTTCGAACGTGCTGCTCGCCGATGACCTCGACGGCCTGACCGTCGTCAAGTTGGCGAACACCGGGATCGTCGTCGACGGCGCGGTACTGCGGGCCGAGGCCGGGGCGGTATGGGATGACGTCGTCGTCGCGTCGCTGGCGCACGGCCTGGGCGGGCTGGAATGCCTGTCGGGGATTCCGGGTTCGACGGGTGCGACTCCGGTGCAGAACGTGGGCGCCTACGGAGCCGAGGTCGCCGACACCATCAGCCGGGTCAGACTGTTGGACCGGCGCACCGGCGACGAACGTTGGGTCTCACCGGATCATCTCCAGTTCGGTTACCGCACAAGCATTCTGAAGAACTCGTCGGCCTCGGTGGTGTTGGAGGTCGAGTTCACCCTGGACCCGGCAGGACTGAGCGCGCCGCTGCGCTACGGCGAACTGGCCGCCGCACTGAACACCACCCCGGGACAGCGCGCGGACCCGGCGCTGGTGCGCGCGGCGGTGCTGTCGCTGCGAGCAGGCAAGGGCATGGTGCTCGACGACCACGACCACGACACCTGGAGCGTGGGGTCGTTCTTCACCAACCCCGTGGTCACGCACGCCGAGTTCGACCGCCTCGCCGCCGCGGTCGAGGGGCCGGTGCCGAACTATCCGGCGCCGGACGGGGTGAAGTTGGCAGCGGGCTGGCTCGTCGAGCGCGCCGGCTTCGGAAAGGGTTATCCCGACCCCGGGGCACCCGCCCGCCTGTCCACCAAGCATGCTCTGGCGCTCACCAACCGCGGCCATGCGACCACCGCCGACGTCCTCGCGCTGGCCAGGGCGGTACGCGACGGGGTGGAAACCGCATTCGGGATCGAACTCACACCCGAGCCTGTGCTGATCGGGTGTTTTCTCTAG
- a CDS encoding Ig-like domain-containing protein → MSPRHPVPSVTRRRALTALAVGVVAPGALAACMRNTSTSAGEAAEAPAEPSLAFEPSDSSVDVMPTARVGVDVSDGWFQKINLTNPDGKVVAGTLNRDRTAFTVTEPLGYGVSYTWGGTVVGHDGKAVPVAGSFTTVNPVNQVNGRFQLADGQTVGVAAPIIMQFDAAIAEEDRAAVEKALNVTTTPEVEGGWAWLPDEVGGSRVHWRTREYYPAGTTVHVDANFYGVPFGDGAYGAADSTLDFTVGRYQLVRAEASSHQIEVLTDAGVIMTLPCSYGEGDLDRNVTRSGIHVVTEKYEDFYMTNPAAGYANVRERFAVRISNNGEFIHANPASSGAQGNSNVTNGCINLSTEDAQQYFNTAMYGDPVEVTGTRIQLSYSDGDIWDWTVPWDEWTSMSALSDQQVSNDIPSNAPVTPSGAPQPAGSPGG, encoded by the coding sequence GTGAGCCCTAGACACCCGGTGCCGTCGGTCACCCGACGTCGCGCCCTGACCGCACTGGCGGTCGGCGTTGTCGCACCAGGCGCCCTGGCGGCCTGTATGCGCAACACCAGCACCTCCGCCGGAGAGGCTGCGGAGGCACCCGCTGAGCCATCGCTGGCCTTCGAACCCTCCGACTCGTCGGTCGACGTGATGCCCACCGCGCGGGTCGGCGTCGACGTCTCCGACGGGTGGTTCCAGAAGATCAACCTGACCAACCCGGACGGCAAGGTCGTCGCGGGCACGCTCAACCGTGACCGCACCGCCTTCACCGTCACCGAACCGCTGGGCTACGGGGTCTCCTACACCTGGGGCGGCACCGTCGTCGGGCACGACGGCAAGGCTGTCCCGGTCGCCGGATCGTTCACCACGGTGAACCCGGTGAACCAGGTCAACGGCCGATTCCAGCTCGCCGACGGTCAGACGGTCGGCGTCGCCGCGCCGATCATCATGCAGTTCGATGCCGCGATCGCCGAGGAAGACCGGGCCGCGGTGGAGAAGGCGCTCAACGTCACCACGACACCGGAGGTCGAGGGCGGCTGGGCCTGGCTGCCCGATGAAGTCGGCGGTTCCCGGGTGCACTGGCGCACCCGCGAGTACTACCCGGCGGGCACCACCGTGCATGTCGACGCCAACTTCTACGGTGTCCCCTTCGGCGACGGCGCGTACGGTGCGGCCGACTCGACCCTGGACTTCACCGTCGGGCGCTACCAGCTCGTCAGGGCCGAAGCATCGTCGCACCAGATCGAGGTGCTCACCGACGCCGGCGTCATCATGACCCTGCCGTGCAGCTACGGCGAAGGCGACCTGGACCGCAACGTCACCCGCAGTGGCATCCACGTGGTCACCGAGAAGTACGAGGACTTCTACATGACCAACCCCGCGGCCGGCTACGCCAACGTCCGCGAGCGGTTCGCCGTGCGGATCTCGAACAACGGCGAGTTCATCCACGCCAACCCGGCCAGTTCGGGCGCTCAGGGCAACAGCAACGTCACCAACGGCTGCATCAACCTGTCCACCGAGGATGCGCAGCAGTACTTCAACACCGCGATGTACGGCGACCCGGTCGAGGTCACCGGCACCCGGATCCAGCTGTCCTACAGCGACGGTGACATCTGGGACTGGACCGTGCCGTGGGACGAATGGACCTCGATGTCGGCGTTGTCCGATCAGCAGGTGTCGAACGACATCCCCAGCAATGCGCCGGTGACCCCCTCGGGCGCGCCGCAACCGGCGGGCAGCCCGGGCGGCTAG
- a CDS encoding SDR family oxidoreductase, translating into MTTPSDPRRVAVVTGASAGIGEAIARTLAAQGFHVICVARREAPLIALAAEIDGTPIVADVTDSEAVAAFAGRLDRVDVLVNNAGGARGLESVADADVDHWRWMWESNVMGTLHVTRALLPKLIESGDGLIITITSIAALETYDNGAGYTTAKHAQGVLHRTLRSELLGKPVRLTEVAPGMVQTDFSLRRFDGDSERAEKVYEGLTPLVAEDIAEVVGFVASRPSHVDLDLIVVRPRDQVSGAIGSRLNRRT; encoded by the coding sequence ATGACGACTCCTTCAGACCCCCGCCGGGTCGCGGTGGTCACCGGAGCCAGCGCCGGAATCGGTGAAGCAATCGCGAGAACCCTTGCTGCACAAGGATTCCACGTGATCTGCGTCGCCCGGCGCGAGGCTCCGCTCATCGCTCTGGCCGCCGAGATCGACGGGACGCCGATTGTGGCGGACGTCACCGACAGCGAGGCGGTCGCGGCGTTCGCCGGCCGACTGGACCGGGTGGACGTGCTCGTCAACAACGCCGGCGGCGCCCGTGGGCTGGAGTCAGTGGCCGACGCCGACGTCGATCACTGGCGCTGGATGTGGGAGTCCAACGTGATGGGCACCCTGCATGTCACCCGGGCACTGCTGCCGAAGCTGATCGAGTCCGGTGACGGTCTGATCATCACGATCACCTCCATCGCAGCGCTGGAGACCTATGACAACGGCGCCGGCTACACCACGGCCAAGCACGCCCAGGGTGTCCTGCATCGCACGCTGCGTAGCGAGTTGCTCGGAAAACCGGTGCGGCTCACCGAGGTCGCGCCCGGCATGGTCCAGACCGACTTCTCGCTGCGCCGGTTCGACGGCGACTCAGAGCGCGCCGAGAAGGTCTACGAGGGTCTCACCCCGCTCGTGGCCGAGGACATCGCCGAGGTGGTCGGGTTCGTCGCGTCGCGCCCGTCGCACGTCGACCTGGACCTCATCGTGGTCCGGCCGCGCGATCAGGTCAGCGGCGCCATCGGGTCGCGCTTGAACCGGCGCACCTGA
- a CDS encoding ROK family transcriptional regulator has protein sequence MSTLLTPATTTRGTRPRTSGGRYPQALLHHIVAPPLRIPEAAAAAVFSAARLRGPIARDVIAQATGLSIATVNRQVTALLDAGLLRERADLAVSGAIGRPRVPVEVDHEPYLTLGIHLGARTTSIVATDLLGRTLDVVETPTPHGSQTAALAAIAGSARTYLRRWHRRRPLWVGVASGGVVDSTTGYLDHPRLGWSDAPVGSVLAESLGLPVSLASHVDAMAGAELLLGVRRQPTRTTTSLYVYARETVGYALSIGGQVHSPASGPGTIAGLPAHSDLLGGTGALESTVSDEAVLTAARAAGFIPTGGPAATVTAVLKAARRGDERAVALVTERARVLGEAVALLRDMLNPDDLVVGGQAFTEYPEAMGTVEAAFVGRSVLPRRDLRVTAFGNRVQEAGAGVVSLSGLYADPIGAMRRAQARRAAV, from the coding sequence ATGAGCACCCTTCTCACGCCGGCCACGACCACCCGCGGCACGCGCCCCCGCACCTCCGGCGGGCGTTACCCGCAGGCCCTTCTGCACCACATCGTCGCGCCGCCGTTGCGCATTCCGGAAGCCGCCGCCGCCGCGGTGTTCAGCGCGGCGAGGCTGCGGGGTCCGATCGCCCGCGACGTCATCGCGCAGGCCACCGGACTCAGCATCGCCACGGTGAACCGTCAGGTCACCGCCCTGCTGGACGCCGGATTGCTGCGCGAGCGCGCCGACCTTGCGGTCTCGGGGGCGATCGGCAGGCCTCGGGTGCCGGTCGAGGTCGATCACGAGCCCTACCTGACCCTGGGTATCCACCTCGGTGCCCGCACCACCAGCATCGTGGCCACCGACCTGCTCGGCCGAACCCTCGACGTCGTCGAGACACCGACGCCGCACGGCAGCCAGACCGCCGCGCTGGCAGCGATCGCAGGCAGCGCCCGCACGTACCTGAGGCGCTGGCACCGGCGCCGCCCGCTGTGGGTCGGCGTCGCGTCGGGTGGCGTCGTCGACAGCACCACGGGTTACCTCGACCATCCGCGACTGGGCTGGTCGGACGCCCCCGTCGGGTCGGTGCTGGCCGAGTCTCTCGGCTTGCCGGTGTCGCTGGCCTCGCACGTCGACGCCATGGCCGGTGCCGAACTGCTGCTCGGGGTGCGCCGGCAACCCACCCGCACAACGACCAGCCTCTACGTCTACGCCCGTGAGACGGTCGGTTACGCGCTGTCCATCGGCGGCCAGGTCCACTCGCCGGCAAGCGGCCCCGGCACGATCGCCGGCCTACCCGCGCACTCCGACCTGCTGGGCGGCACCGGGGCGCTGGAGTCGACGGTCAGTGACGAGGCGGTGCTGACGGCGGCCCGCGCGGCCGGGTTCATCCCCACCGGGGGTCCGGCGGCGACGGTGACGGCCGTACTGAAGGCGGCGCGCCGGGGCGACGAGCGGGCCGTCGCGCTGGTGACCGAACGGGCGCGGGTCCTCGGCGAGGCCGTCGCACTGCTGCGGGACATGCTCAACCCGGACGATCTTGTGGTCGGCGGCCAGGCGTTCACCGAGTACCCGGAGGCCATGGGCACCGTCGAGGCCGCATTCGTCGGACGATCGGTGCTGCCGCGGCGGGACCTGCGCGTCACGGCGTTCGGCAACCGGGTCCAGGAGGCCGGAGCCGGCGTGGTGTCGCTGAGTGGTCTCTACGCCGACCCGATCGGTGCAATGCGCCGCGCGCAGGCCCGTCGGGCCGCGGTGTAG
- the mshA gene encoding D-inositol-3-phosphate glycosyltransferase, whose protein sequence is MRLATDLAGPSSRLPVPRRVAVLSVHTSPLAQPGTGDAGGMNVYVLQTALELARRGVEVEIFTRATSSTDQPIVPVAPGVLVRNVVAGPFEGLDKNDLPTQLCAFTAGVLRAEATHEPGYYDVVHSHYWLSGQVGWLAADRWAVPLVHTAHTLAAVKNAALAAEDSPEPPMRSIGEQQVVDEADRLIVNTEHEAQQLISMHQADPARIDVVHPGVDLDTFTPGDRQAARTALGLDPDASIVAFVGRIQPLKAPDVLLRAAAELPGIHVVIAGGPSGNGMSTPDGLVQLADELGITDRVTFLPPQSRDDLVLVYRAADVVAVPSYSESFGLVAVEAQACGTPVVAAAVGGLPVAVRDGVTGALVNGHDTDDWAKALGDIFLRDPAGMRRAAVEHAAEFSWGHTVDALLSSYGRAIADHRAGEQGPPAPRRGRRFSMRRGVRA, encoded by the coding sequence GTGCGTCTAGCAACCGACCTGGCCGGCCCGTCATCCCGACTGCCCGTGCCACGCCGGGTAGCGGTGCTGTCGGTGCACACGTCCCCGCTGGCGCAACCCGGCACCGGCGACGCGGGCGGCATGAACGTCTACGTCCTGCAGACCGCGCTGGAACTGGCCCGGCGCGGCGTGGAGGTGGAGATCTTCACCAGGGCCACGTCGTCGACCGATCAGCCGATCGTCCCGGTGGCGCCCGGTGTGCTGGTGCGCAACGTGGTGGCCGGCCCTTTCGAGGGGCTGGACAAGAACGATCTGCCCACCCAGCTGTGCGCGTTCACCGCGGGCGTGCTGCGCGCCGAAGCCACCCACGAGCCCGGTTACTACGACGTCGTGCACTCGCACTACTGGCTCTCCGGGCAGGTCGGGTGGCTGGCCGCGGATCGGTGGGCGGTGCCGCTGGTGCACACTGCGCACACGCTCGCCGCGGTGAAGAACGCGGCGCTGGCCGCCGAGGATTCACCGGAACCGCCGATGCGGTCGATCGGCGAACAGCAGGTGGTCGACGAGGCGGATCGGCTGATTGTCAACACCGAACATGAAGCGCAGCAGCTGATTTCGATGCACCAGGCAGATCCGGCCCGCATCGATGTGGTGCACCCGGGGGTAGACCTCGACACCTTCACCCCCGGTGACCGCCAGGCCGCGCGCACAGCGCTGGGGCTGGATCCCGATGCCTCGATCGTGGCTTTTGTCGGCCGCATCCAGCCGCTCAAGGCGCCCGACGTCCTGCTGCGCGCCGCCGCCGAACTTCCGGGGATCCACGTCGTGATCGCGGGCGGTCCGTCGGGCAATGGCATGTCGACCCCCGACGGCCTTGTTCAGCTTGCCGACGAGTTGGGTATCACCGACCGGGTGACGTTCCTACCGCCGCAGTCGCGCGACGACCTGGTCCTGGTCTACCGGGCCGCCGACGTCGTCGCGGTCCCGAGTTACTCGGAGTCCTTCGGTCTGGTGGCCGTGGAAGCCCAGGCGTGCGGCACTCCGGTGGTCGCGGCCGCAGTCGGCGGACTCCCGGTGGCGGTCCGCGACGGCGTCACCGGTGCCCTGGTGAACGGGCACGACACCGACGACTGGGCCAAAGCGCTCGGCGACATCTTCTTGCGGGACCCGGCGGGCATGCGACGCGCCGCCGTCGAGCATGCCGCCGAGTTCTCCTGGGGGCACACCGTCGATGCACTGCTGAGCAGCTACGGGCGCGCGATCGCCGATCACCGTGCCGGTGAACAGGGTCCCCCTGCGCCCCGTCGCGGGCGCAGGTTCTCGATGCGGCGAGGGGTGAGGGCATGA
- a CDS encoding YbjN domain-containing protein: MSDQPQQVQDLIEKTLQEHDLTYLRHAGARGGLPGLVVELPGERRLKTNTILTIGEHSVRVEAFVCRQPDENHQGVYKFLLKRNRRLYGVAYTLDNTGDIYLVGRMALASVCADEIDRVLGQVLEAVDTDFNTLLELGFRTSIQREWEWRVSRGESLSNLRAFEHLIDDQDDD, from the coding sequence ATGAGCGATCAGCCGCAGCAGGTCCAGGATCTGATCGAGAAAACCCTGCAGGAACACGATCTGACGTACCTCCGCCACGCAGGAGCCCGCGGTGGACTGCCAGGGCTGGTGGTGGAACTGCCGGGGGAGCGCAGACTCAAGACCAACACGATCCTGACCATCGGCGAGCACTCCGTGCGCGTCGAGGCATTCGTGTGCCGCCAGCCCGACGAGAACCACCAGGGCGTCTACAAGTTCCTGCTCAAGCGCAACCGCAGGCTCTACGGCGTCGCCTACACGCTGGACAACACCGGCGACATCTACCTCGTCGGCCGGATGGCATTGGCGTCGGTGTGCGCCGACGAGATCGACCGGGTGCTCGGGCAGGTGCTCGAGGCAGTCGACACGGACTTCAATACGTTGTTGGAGTTGGGATTTCGCACTTCCATCCAGAGGGAGTGGGAATGGCGGGTGTCGCGCGGTGAGTCGCTGAGCAATCTGCGGGCGTTTGAACATCTCATCGACGATCAAGACGACGACTGA
- a CDS encoding phosphoglyceromutase, with product MADTATLILLRHGESEWNALNLFTGWVDVDLTEKGMAEAVRAGKLIKEQDRLPDVLYTSLLRRAITTANVALDNADRHWIPVHRDWRLNERHYGALQGLDKAETKAKYGDEQFMAWRRSYDTPPPAIEPGSEFSQDSDPRYADIDGGPPLTECLKDVVDRFVPYFTEVIVPDLEAGKTVLIAAHGNSLRALVKYLDGMSDEDVVGLNIPTGIPLRYDLDSDLKPTRPGGLYLDPEAAAAGAAAVAAQGAK from the coding sequence ATGGCAGATACCGCGACGCTGATCCTTCTCCGCCACGGCGAGAGCGAGTGGAACGCGCTGAATTTGTTCACCGGCTGGGTCGACGTCGACCTCACCGAAAAGGGGATGGCGGAAGCGGTCCGCGCCGGCAAGCTGATCAAAGAGCAGGACCGGCTTCCCGACGTGCTCTACACCTCGCTGCTGAGACGCGCCATCACCACGGCCAACGTCGCGCTCGACAACGCCGATCGGCACTGGATCCCGGTGCACCGCGACTGGCGGCTCAACGAGCGTCACTACGGAGCGTTGCAGGGGCTGGACAAGGCCGAGACGAAAGCCAAGTACGGCGACGAGCAGTTCATGGCCTGGCGGCGTAGCTATGACACCCCGCCGCCGGCGATCGAACCGGGCAGCGAGTTCAGCCAGGACAGCGACCCGCGCTACGCCGACATCGACGGCGGTCCGCCGCTGACCGAATGTCTCAAGGACGTGGTCGACCGGTTCGTGCCCTACTTCACGGAGGTGATCGTCCCCGACCTGGAGGCGGGTAAGACGGTGCTCATCGCTGCCCACGGCAACTCGCTTCGAGCGCTGGTCAAGTACCTGGACGGAATGTCCGACGAGGATGTCGTGGGTCTGAACATCCCGACCGGAATCCCGCTTCGCTACGACCTGGACTCGGACCTCAAGCCGACCCGGCCCGGGGGGCTCTACCTCGACCCCGAGGCGGCAGCGGCCGGCGCCGCCGCGGTCGCCGCCCAGGGCGCCAAGTAG
- a CDS encoding ATP-binding protein, with protein sequence MSVVSALLLAAIVALLALSIGVAFGLVVVPRLRERRYRRSAEQSGITVSQMLRHVVAQSPVGIVVVDTYRDVVYTNERAKELGLVRDRLLDDRAWLAAERTLITGEDGEVDLSPRKRSRPGRSGLSVRGHVRLLTEDDKRFAVVYVDDQSEHARMEATRRDFVANVSHELKTPVGAMGVLAEAILASGDEPETIRHFAGKMLTESHRLADMVGELIELSRLQGAERLPDLEGVDVDSVVAEALSRHKVAADNADIAITTDPPTGFRVLGDQTLLVTAIANLVSNAIAYSPNGSSVSISRRRRGDNIEIAVTDRGIGIARPDQERVFERFFRVDKARSRATGGTGLGLAIVKHVAANHNGSIRLWSQPGTGSTFTLSIPAYLDGDVGDDADDQDDRED encoded by the coding sequence GTGAGTGTCGTATCGGCGCTGCTGCTCGCAGCGATCGTGGCACTGCTCGCATTGTCGATCGGTGTCGCGTTCGGGTTGGTGGTGGTGCCCCGTCTCCGCGAACGCCGTTACCGGCGATCCGCCGAGCAGTCAGGCATCACCGTCTCCCAGATGCTCCGGCACGTGGTGGCGCAGTCGCCTGTGGGGATCGTGGTCGTCGACACCTACCGTGACGTGGTCTACACCAATGAACGCGCCAAGGAACTCGGCCTGGTCCGTGACCGGTTGCTCGACGATCGGGCCTGGCTGGCTGCCGAGCGCACGCTGATCACCGGTGAGGACGGCGAGGTCGACCTGTCGCCGCGCAAACGCAGCAGACCGGGACGGTCCGGGCTCTCGGTGCGTGGCCATGTGCGACTGCTGACCGAAGACGACAAGCGGTTCGCGGTGGTTTATGTCGACGACCAGTCCGAGCACGCCCGGATGGAGGCCACGCGCAGGGATTTCGTGGCCAACGTCAGCCACGAGCTCAAGACGCCGGTGGGCGCGATGGGGGTGCTGGCCGAGGCGATCCTGGCCTCGGGCGACGAACCCGAGACGATCCGGCACTTCGCAGGCAAGATGCTCACCGAGTCCCACCGGTTGGCCGACATGGTGGGCGAGCTGATCGAACTGTCCCGATTGCAGGGCGCCGAACGGCTACCCGATCTGGAGGGCGTCGACGTGGACAGCGTTGTCGCCGAGGCGCTGTCGCGGCACAAGGTCGCCGCGGACAACGCTGACATCGCGATCACCACCGACCCACCGACGGGCTTCCGGGTGCTCGGAGACCAGACCTTGCTGGTGACTGCCATCGCCAACCTGGTGTCCAATGCAATTGCCTACTCGCCCAACGGATCTTCGGTGTCGATCAGTCGTCGCCGACGCGGTGACAACATCGAGATCGCGGTCACCGACCGCGGTATCGGCATCGCCCGCCCCGATCAGGAGCGGGTGTTCGAACGGTTCTTCCGCGTCGACAAGGCGCGGTCGCGTGCCACCGGAGGCACGGGACTGGGGCTGGCGATCGTCAAGCACGTCGCCGCCAATCACAATGGCTCCATTCGATTGTGGAGCCAACCCGGGACGGGGTCGACGTTCACGTTGTCGATTCCCGCCTACCTAGACGGTGATGTCGGCGACGATGCCGACGACCAAGACGACCGAGAGGACTAG
- the regX gene encoding two-component sensory transduction protein RegX has protein sequence MTSVLIVEDEESLADPLAFLLRKEGFEATVVTDGPSALAEFERAGADIVLLDLMLPGMSGTDVCKQLRSRSSVPVIMVTARDSEIDKVVGLELGADDYVTKPYSARELIARIRAVLRRGVEADDIGIGDGVLEAGPVRMDVERHVVSVNGSPITLPLKEFDLLEYLMRNSGRVLTRGQLIDRVWGADYVGDTKTLDVHVKRLRSKIEADPANPVHLVTVRGLGYKLEG, from the coding sequence ATGACCAGCGTGCTGATCGTGGAGGACGAGGAGTCCTTGGCCGATCCCCTGGCCTTTCTCCTCCGCAAGGAGGGCTTCGAGGCCACCGTGGTGACCGACGGGCCCTCGGCCCTGGCTGAATTCGAGCGCGCAGGCGCTGACATCGTGTTGTTGGATCTGATGCTGCCCGGGATGAGCGGCACTGATGTCTGCAAGCAGTTGCGGTCACGCTCGAGCGTCCCGGTCATCATGGTGACCGCCCGCGACAGCGAGATCGACAAGGTGGTGGGCCTCGAACTCGGCGCCGACGACTACGTCACCAAGCCGTACTCCGCTCGTGAGTTGATCGCCCGGATCCGGGCCGTGCTGCGCCGCGGTGTCGAGGCCGACGACATCGGCATCGGTGACGGGGTGCTCGAGGCGGGGCCGGTCCGCATGGATGTGGAGCGGCATGTGGTCAGTGTCAACGGCAGCCCGATCACGCTGCCGCTCAAGGAATTCGATCTACTCGAGTACCTGATGCGCAACAGCGGCCGGGTCCTGACCCGCGGTCAGTTGATCGACCGGGTGTGGGGCGCCGACTATGTCGGCGACACCAAGACCCTCGACGTGCACGTCAAGAGGTTGCGCAGCAAGATCGAGGCCGACCCGGCGAACCCGGTGCATCTGGTGACGGTGCGCGGTCTGGGCTACAAGCTGGAAGGCTGA
- a CDS encoding Ppx/GppA phosphatase family protein, giving the protein MRLGVLDVGSNTVHLLVVDARRGGHPTPMSSTKASLRLAEAIDNSGKLTRRGADKLVGTIDELAKIATSSGCSELMAFATSAVRDAKNSEDVLARVKSETGVALRVLSGVDESRLTFLAVRRWYGWSAGRIINIDIGGGSLELSSGVDEEPDVALSLPLGAGRMTREWLPEDPPGRRRVAMLRDWLANELSEAGVVIAEAGSPDLAVATSKTFRSLARLTGAAPSGAGPRVKRTLTAPGLRQLINFISRMTASDRAELEGVSADRAPQIVAGALVAEASMKALGIESVDICPWALREGLILRKLDSEADGTALVGGAGESVSRRMSVRNAGR; this is encoded by the coding sequence GTGCGATTAGGCGTGCTCGACGTGGGCAGCAACACTGTCCATCTGCTTGTGGTCGACGCACGCCGCGGCGGCCACCCGACGCCGATGAGTTCGACCAAGGCCTCGCTTCGGCTCGCCGAGGCTATCGACAACTCGGGCAAGCTGACCCGCCGCGGCGCCGACAAGTTGGTGGGTACCATCGACGAACTGGCCAAGATCGCCACCAGCTCTGGGTGTTCGGAGCTGATGGCGTTCGCCACCTCCGCGGTGCGCGACGCGAAGAATTCCGAGGATGTGCTGGCCCGGGTGAAGTCCGAGACCGGCGTTGCGCTTCGCGTCCTCAGCGGCGTCGACGAATCCCGGTTGACATTCCTGGCGGTGCGCCGCTGGTACGGCTGGAGCGCCGGACGCATCATCAACATCGACATCGGCGGCGGATCGCTCGAGCTGTCCAGCGGCGTCGACGAGGAACCCGACGTCGCGCTGTCACTGCCGCTCGGGGCGGGCCGGATGACGCGCGAATGGTTGCCCGAGGATCCGCCCGGCCGCCGGCGGGTTGCGATGCTCCGCGACTGGCTGGCCAACGAACTGTCGGAGGCCGGGGTGGTGATCGCCGAGGCGGGCAGTCCCGACCTGGCCGTGGCGACGTCGAAGACGTTCCGCTCCCTGGCCAGGTTGACCGGCGCGGCGCCGTCGGGGGCCGGACCGCGGGTCAAACGGACGCTGACAGCGCCCGGTCTTCGCCAACTCATAAATTTCATCTCTAGGATGACCGCGTCCGACCGTGCGGAACTGGAAGGGGTGAGCGCCGATCGCGCGCCGCAGATCGTCGCAGGCGCTCTGGTGGCGGAGGCGAGCATGAAGGCACTGGGTATCGAGAGCGTCGATATCTGTCCCTGGGCATTGCGAGAGGGGCTGATCCTGCGGAAACTCGACAGCGAAGCCGACGGAACAGCCCTCGTCGGCGGCGCCGGAGAATCGGTCTCACGAAGGATGTCCGTACGTAATGCTGGACGGTGA